A genome region from Hyla sarda isolate aHylSar1 unplaced genomic scaffold, aHylSar1.hap1 scaffold_3078, whole genome shotgun sequence includes the following:
- the LOC130328479 gene encoding p21-activated protein kinase-interacting protein 1-like, which yields MVLYSMDEHVELLFGCYEQILFGYRVTPDGEQWTATVDFINHSHTASLSVVAVNNRFVATGSKDETIHIYDIKKKVEHGSLLHHNDPCILSTSSGSVDYDEPHFFEI from the exons ATGGTTTTGTACAGTATGGATGAGCACGTCGAGCTGCTGTTTGGTTGTTACGAGCAGATATTGTTTGGATACCGAGTGACCCCGGATGGAGAG CAATGGACAGCCACAGTAGATTTCATCAATCATTCCCACACAGCCTCCTTATCTGTGGTAGCCGTAAATAACAGATTTGTAGCCACTGGAAGCAAAGATGAGACAATTCATATCTATGATATAAAGAAGAAGGTTGAACATGGTTCCCTACTACATCACAATG atccgtgtatcctgtcgACTTCTTCAGGTTCAGTGGACTACGATGAGCCGCATTTTTTTgaaatataa